gtggtctccaacctgtggctctgcaGCAGGGCTCTGGTCAGGACAGAGTTAACAGTCCCCGCACCCTGGGGGCAGCTAGAGCCATTATTGGGGCCTCTGCACAGCTTTAACTCCTTCCTTTCTGGAATGCACAATTGAGAAGAAGCACTCCTCTCTAGCTCTTGCAGAACTACAGCTCACATCAGGCCACATGCTGGGTGTGTTAGTTCTGCACCAGCGGGAGGGGCACGGGCTGAAGACCATTACacagtgtatataaggtaagGAGCATCATGCGAATGTACAATTACAGCgcagggaggaaggagggggaAGGGTTACAGGGAAGATATCGAGCCCCCATTATAATAGGAGCGGGGGAGGGAATTAGGTAAATATAGTAGAATTGATACAGGGTGGTTACAATGTATCACAGGGGGGCATGCAGCAGAGGCGTGATGCAGGGGGACGTGGCCAACAACATGGGGGGTGGAGGGGGTCCCCTTCTTTCTCACTGGTTTCAGGTGCAGCAGATCTCCTGGTGGCAGGGCCTTCCTCCAGCAGCGGCTGTATGTCTGtgtctctcctcctcttcctcctccttcctctcacATGTTCCTGTTTTCATTCCTCTCTGCAGTGACGCTGCTGTATCTCCTCCCTGACCAGCGCTGGGCACAGCCGAGGCCTGAGGGCTGCCAACAACAATAGCATCTGACCGGGCAGGTaagtacacatatatatatacccctgtacCCCGCTATGCCCCCCGATATCCTGCTGTATCTCCTCCCTGACCAGCGCCGGGCACAGCCGAGGCCTGCCAACAACAATAGCATCTGACCGGCAGGTaagtacacatatatataccccTGTACCCCGCTATGCCCCCCGATATCCTGCTGTATCTCCTCCCTGACCAGCGCTGGGCACAGCCGAGGCCTGAGGGCTGCCAACAACAATAGCATCTGACCGGCAGGTAAGTACACGTATATATATACCCATGTATCCCGCTATGCCCCCGATATCCTGCTGTATCTCCTCCCTGACCAGCGCCGGGCACAGCCGAGGCCTGCCAACAACAATAGCATCTGACCGGCAGGTaagtacacatatatatatacccctgtacCCCGCTATACCCCCCGATATCCTGCTGTATCTCCTCCCTGACCAGCGCCGGGCACAGCCGAGGGCTGCCAACAACAATAGCATCTGACCGGGCAGGTaagtacacatatatataccccTGTACCCCGCTATGCCCCCCGATACCCTGCTGTATCTCCTCCCTGACCAGCGCCGGGCACAGCCGAGGCTGGCAGGTaagtacacatatatataccccTGTACCCCGCTATGCCCCCCGATACCCTGCTGTATCTCCTCCCTGACCAGCGCCGGGCACAGCCGAGGGCTGCCAACAACAATAGCATCTGACCGGCAGGTaagtacacatatatataccccTGTACCCCGCTATGCCCCCCGATACCCTGCTGTATCTCCTCCCTGACCAGCGCCGGGCACAGCCGAGGCCTGCCAACAACAATAGCATCTGACCGGCAGGTaagtacacatatatatatacccctgtacCCCGCTATGCCCCCCGATATCCTGCTGTATCTCCTCCCTGACCAGCGCCGGGCACAGCCGAGGCTGGCAGGTaagtacacatatatataccccTGTACCCCGCTATGCCCCCCGATACCCTGCTGTATCTCCTCCCTGACCAGCGCCGGGCACAGCCGAGGGCTGCCAACAACAATAGCATCTGACCGGCAGGTAAGTACACATATACATACCCCTGTACCCCGCTATGCCCCCCGATATCCTGCTGTATCTCCTCCCTGACCAGCGCCGGGCACAGCCGAGGCTGGCAGGTaagtacacatatatatatacccctgtacCCCGCTATGCCCCCCGATACCCTGCTGTATCTCCTCCCTGACCAGCGCCGGGCACAGCCGAGGGCTGCCAACAACAATAGCATCTGACCGGCAGGTAAGTACACATATATACCCCTGTACCCCGCTATGCCCCCCGATATCCTGCTGTATCTCCTCCCTGACCAGCGCCGGGCACAGCCAAGGCCTGAGGGCTGCCAACAACAATAGCATCTGACCGGCAGGTAAGTACACATATATACCCCTGTACCCAGCTATGCCCCCCGATATCCTGCTGTATCTCCTCCCTGACCAGCGCCGGGCACAGCCAAGGCCTGAGGGCTGCCAACAACAATAGCATCTGACCGGCAGGTAAGTACACATATATACCCCTGTACCCAGCTATGCCCCCCGATATCCTGCTGTATCTCCTCCCTGACCAGCGCCGGGCACAGTCGAGGGCTGCCAACAACAATAGCATCTGACCGgcaggtaagtatatatatatatatatatatatacccctgtacCCTGCTATGCCCCCTGATATCCTGCTGTATCTCCTCCCTGACCAGTGTCGGGCACAGCCGAGGCTGGCAGGTaagtacacatatatatatatacccctgtacCCCGCTATGCTCCCTATATCCTGCTGTATCTCCTCCCTGACCAGCGCTGGGCACAGCTGAGGCCGgcaggtaagtatatatatatatacacactagcagaaggacgcgGCTTCGCTCggatatatttcatttaatgtttgtgtgttgttaaaagatatcgacagtgtcccccataacagtgacctccacagcacccgcccctttaacagtgagttccacagtgccccgccactttaaaatgggacctccacagcagcccatccccttaactttggcctccacagcagcccatccccttaactttggccttcacagcagcccgccacttttagggtccattcacacgtccgcaattctgttccgcattttgcggaacggaattgctgatccattcatttctatggggctgcacgatgtgcGCCCCGGattcggaaatgcggacccgcacttctgggtccgcatttccattcccgaaaaaaatagaacatgccctattcttgtccgcaattgcggacaagaataggcatattctattactgccagcgatgtgcggtccgcaaaacacacacggacatgtgaatggaccctaacagtgagttgtacagcaccccgcccccttaacagtgacctctacagcgccctgcccctttaacagtgacctccacagcgccctgcccctttaatgctagggctacacgacaacatatgtcgcgcgacattttgtcacAACAATTTTtacaatgatagtctatggtccAAGATGGAttttgcgcgacacatgtcgtcgtgtagcccaggcctaaagctgacctacagcagtgaagaaaaatggccgggttgttatggaaacctggagtaaaactgtgtgtggagactaagggcctgcgagcttctattggctgatgagggtcatgtgaccgtgtgtatggcagttgcaggcttgtattgtctaatgcaggtcatttttggggaatatctcaggaacggtacgtcctagagagctgagaccccacaagatttctttcccgGTAGCAAGGGACGTGTATACCAAGTGTCGttaaaatcgatggttgcgtttttgagtgatcgtagAACATACATacgtcctttatatatatatatatatatacccctgtacCACGCTATGCCCCCGAATATCCTGCTGTGTCTCCTCCCTGACCAGCGCCGGGCACAGTTGAGGCCGGCAGGTAAGTACACATATATATTCCCCTGTACCAtgctatgccccccccccctccaataccCTGCTGTCTCGGGCAGACCCCTGTGTATGATTGTGCCCCTTTACAATGTAACCTCATAGCTGCCTACTATAATCGTCATCATCCCCTTTGGCTGTGACCTAATGAGAGTGATACCCGGGGGGCAGCAGGGGCACAAACTGATCCCATGTAGGACCCCGGTGCTACGTGTATGAGGGACAGTCATCGCCTTGGTGACGGAGAACAGGACATGGGTGTGATGTAAAGTTTTGCAAGGACTGGAGGCAAAATAGCAGAACCCAGTTATTTCTAAAGTAGCGCAAGGGTCTCGGCCCCTCATTACTCTGCTGGCACCAGTGGTCTGGAGCCCCCTCCCCCACCTTCGCTCCGGTCCACCACTTTGATGCAAGTTGTCCTAAGTCCTGATTAATCTTTTATACGATGCTATTTTTGAGAGCCGGGCGTCACGGTGCCCTCATTGGCAGCTGGTGTTGCTTACTCACCGCCATGCCCGGCCCACCCTCGCCGCCGACCCATGATGTACGCTCCCTCTTTCTGTTCTCTATTTTAACCTCTGAATCTTTATCTTCTTGCAAGAATCCGACATGGCCGAAGCTGAGATACCTGAAGATGTTGGGTCTGGACCAGCGGCCCCTGAGACCCCGCCAACCCCAGAATCTCTGCACTTCACCGTCGCCATCATTGGACCGAGGGGTTCTGGAAAGACCACGCTAGTCCGATCTCTTTGTAACCGCACCGAGCAGTTCACTGCTAGCTTCTTGGACTCTTATTTTAGGGGGGAGGACGGAGACCATGGCGTCCAGCAGCACACTTACCCACCACTGCCCAACGTGACTCTCCTCGACTGCCCAGGGTATAAAGCTGGCGACCCTGCCTCTGTATACATAGACAGCATCAAGCCTGACGGGGTGCACTGCCTGGTGCTAACATTCGGGGAGACCGTCACTGACGCAGACCTGCAGCTTCTGGGGGCCACAAAACATTTAGGGAAACCCGTCTGTGTAGTGCAAACCCATATTGACCTCACCCTGCACACAGAAAAGAGACAGCAGGGGAAGGGTTACTGGAGGGGGCAGACGCTGACGGCCCTGAGGGGTAAAGCGCAGGAGCAGCTGGGGGCACTGCCAGGATCCGGTGTCTTTCTGGTGTCCGGTCTAGAACCCCAGAACTACGACTTTCCAGGAATGGTGGATTACATCGAGAAGGAGATCCTGCAGTGGAAGAGGTGAGCGATGAGGGCTCCAGCAGGGGACGCCCTCTCTGACATCCAGATTCCCTGTCTGAAATCCGGCACAGAGGGGCGCTGCTACAGGCTGGGCGGTGCAGCTACCGCTACGACACCCGGAGGGTATAGGGCACTCCCTGGGCATTGTATGGTGCCACCTGTCCAGCATGAAATGGCAGCTCTCCAAGTCCGGCGTCAGATCAGGCATGAGAAAGAGGGGCAGGCACCTCTCCGGACATGGCTGTTGTAGTGACtgcccccatgtaataactattctcAGGACCCTATGCTAGGccattcctatattattcctCCTAGCAGTTGGGAGTGAATAGCCAGCAGGATGCtaccagttagggctcatgcacacgacggcaAATAAGAGATCCGCAAAACCccctcattatttttttttgtggcctcattgaagtgaatggttccgcaaacaggtcgaaaaaaaaaaaacggacacaaattaagtttgtgtgcatgagcccttaggcttgtGTCCCTGCTGTCAGTGCCagcctgtgcagggacaccccccacctggtaacacccacctggaccttcattgcaaactgctagcaattcattcataacttctaggaggaataataaaggaaaggcGCAGCATAGGGCGgtgagaatagatgctccagaattatcgcatggggaatgcaagtacttACTGCAACAGACATGTCCGCAGTGTAGACTGTCTgcaattgttaaaggggttctccgagactGGAAACCCCTTTTCTTATAGGCAGGCAGGGTGTAGGGGTTAAAAAACGAAATCTCACCTGGCTCCGGCACTCCGGGCCTCCTCTGCTCCCGGTCCCAATCCACGTAGATAGCGCCGCAGGGACCAGAAGCAGAGGAGAAGGGAGTGCAGGCAGGtgaggtttattttatttttttaacccctggcTGCCCGGtcttggagaactcctttaaaggggttggccattaACATTTTTCATCTGTCCATATCAATGTATGACGACTGGGGGTGATGATGATGTCACAAGGACGGGCCCCCCCGAATCCCagtgtgaatggagcagtagtgcgCATGTGTGACCACCGTTGCATTTATTATGGGACTCGTAGGAATGGACGTGGCCCACGTGCACACTGCCGTTCCAGTCGTGcgaggtcccagcagtaggacccccaaacCATCAAAGCATTTTTTGCATCAGTAGTGCAAAATCAATGGAAGACCAATGGGACAGCTGGTGGTAAAAGCTGCCCCCGTGGTCCAATCCTGTTGGATGGCGCTCATGGCTCGTCTTTTTGCTTGCAGGCCCGTCCCTTTCACCACTGAACCCCAATGTCAAGAACTGGTGTCGGTGTTTGAGGTGCAGTGCGACCAGGAAGGACTTTCCGAGTTCTGCTCGCTGCTCAGCATCTTCTTAGACAACCCTCCTCCGGTCTCCGCTGTGGTGGGCGTGACGGGCAGCGATAAAGAAGCCACAGTCACCGCTCTCTGTGAACCGCCGCTTTCAGGCCTCGTTGTGAAACCCCTCCCTGGTCCCGGGACACCCCCCATGTCGGTGGAGCAGTACCTGCAGAACCTGCAGTCCGAGGCCTGTGACGTCTACTTGATTCTGGGCTCAGGGATGGACAACAGCTCCCGCGCCATACTGGTGGAAGCCTTGGTGGCAGCGGGCAAACACTGCATGCTGATTGGTGGAGAAGGAGATAAGCGGCACAGACAGGATGCCAAGGGGCAGGAGGAAGGGGGTAAAAAGTGCCATCCTGGGACAGACTTACCTGGACTGAGGGTAGCGTTGGAGAAGGGAGCACCACAGTTGGTGAGGGAAAGGTTGCTTCATGCCATCCCCGCCATCATTGCCCAGCTGGTACGACGTGAGCGGAGGAGGCTGATGATGGCGATATATGAGATCTGCCTGGATCTGTGTGCCAGGGCAAGTCAAGGGCATTTGCAAGATGCCCTGGCCACCATGTCCTCCAAGCTGTCCTCGTTCCGCGCACGTTACGGTCTGGATGAAGATTCCTTAACCCTGATATCCCAAGTGaccgggtgcagcacagaggacCTGCGTACTGAGATTCAGTGCCCCCTGGCACAAGATCCGAGCGCGGATCAACTGCTTCAACTGACCTCCCAACCGCTTTCCCTGACGGAGCTCGTCTGGAGTTATGTGCCACACTGGGGCGGAGGAGAAGAGACCCCCACCAGACTGTCTCCAGACCGTACCTACCGGCTACTGGTGGAGGCCGTATGGGGCATGGCGGAGGATGCGGAGAGGGTACTGCTGCATGGGTGTACCAATCAGAAGGTGGCAAAAGAAAAGACTGCCTTCTGCCACTGGCCCTGTGTGTGATCTCGTTTCTCCAGAGCCGTGGCCCCCATATTTATGCTTCAATGTACCTGTGTCTGGGTGGCAAGCTTGGCATCGCCCTAAACCCCATATAGAAACAATAGTGCCCATAGTAGTAATAGGAGGAATAAAATAAACCTGTGCATTGTCCTCATTGTGTAGCGTGCCTGCAGTAGACCTGGGCACCATGCATGGAGCTACTTCCGTCCAACTGCCAACGTGATACCCGGGTGTTGTGTATGCCAGGCTAATAGGAGGACGGAGATGGAGGCAGACGGCGTTCTTTCACGTCCTACCACTACTATCACTGACTATGCCAGGGGGACCCCGAAAATAACCCACGCAACCATGTGGGAGAATACCGCCACAATATGCCGGATAGCAGTACAGTCCCTACATTATACCGGGACCAGATATTATCCCAGCTCCATATAGCATACTGCCCCATCCGTGGCACTTGTGTGCTGCAATcatgccccatagcagtggctgCCACACAGCTGCGGTATTATTGTGGCAGGCAGTAGACTAGTACAGTGTCCGCACAGTAGTCACCGTCCACCAGGTTGTGTGTAGAGTCATACAGTAGTATAATGGGGGGACAGACACCAATGTCTGGTCCGTTGAGGCCCCCGGATTGCAAAGTGATATGGTATATAAGTACAGGATAGGGCGATATATAGAAATTGTGCCCACTGTAGCATTACAGTATGTACATGGCAGACCGCGTAGTAGTGCCGCACAACTGTCCACACTGGGATCGGTTGTCTGATTGCTGCCAGTTGTAAAGTCTGTACTCATACAGAGGTGACACACAATACATAGGGGGGCAGATAGGACTTGGGGTGAAGGCACACGTGGCACCGCGCCAGCCCGCACCTCTCCTGGTATATGAAGACAGCACTATCTCTGCCGTGTTATATTTACTTGGACTGTAGACACGGGGAGGAATGCACCGCGCCTGTCTACGGCCACAGGAGCGGAGGATGGCCAGGAGTGTGCGGTAGTAAAGGGCTGCATTCTGCATGTGCGTACGCGGCTACAGTGGCTAAACTTCAGCAATCTGCTTGAAAACCAGTCGTCCCCACACGTCCAGCATGTCCTCGCACCGGTGCGCGCAGGTGTCTTGTAATTATAATGTCGCTAATAAACAAGCTGTTGTCATCACGGTGGCTGTGAAACGCGTCTGTGTCGTTCCGATGGTCAAACCCGTCATCGCTACAGAGATCAGCAAAATGGGAAAAGAGAAGGAAGCGGGCAGCTGCTCTGCGGAGTCGGGTGTCAGGAGCTGCCCACTGTGACCAAGGTGATGTCTGCAGCTCTAGGTGCCTTCAGGTCCTTACACCCCGAGCCTGGAGCTAAGCTAGACTGTGCACCCACCCCAGATTCCGGGCCGACCGcgaatttaaagtggccccatgttgtagggccAAGTAGGCAGGGCCGGCCACactacagtacagcacaaaatactgccaccccgcagaaccgaataccacagagcagcactaaataccaccccgcagagccaaatactacagtgcagcactaaataccacaCCGCATAGCCAAATTCCACCCCGCAGAACCGAATACCACCGCTCAGAGACAAATAGCACCCCGCAGAGCCGAATACGACCCCGCAGAGCCTAATACCACCCCGCAGAACCGTATACCAccgcgcagaaccaaataccaccgcGCAGAGCCGAATACCACCCCACAGAACCGAATACCACCGCGCAGAACCGAATACCACCGTGCAGAGCCGAATACCACCCCACAGAACTGAATACCACCCCGCAGAGCCTAATACcaccctgcagaaccaaatactacagtgcagcactaaataccacccCGCAGAACCGTATACCACCGCGCAGAACCGAATACCACCGTGCAGAGCCGAATACCACCCCACAGAACTGAATACCACCCCGCAGAGCCTAATACCacactgcagaaccaaatactacagtgcagcactaaataccacccCGCAGAACCGTATACCATCGCGCAGAACTAAACACCACCGCGCAGAACTAAACACCACCGCGCAGAGCCGAATAGCACCCCGCAGAACTGAATAGCACCCCGCAGAGCCGAATACCACCCCGCAGAGCCTAATACAACCCCGCAGAACTGAATACCACCCTgtagaaccaaatgccacagtacaAAGCTGTAGCATCATCCTGTGGACGgcgatacagttgagttcagtgGGGCCCCTGGCCAGGCGATAAGTGCCTGAGGCtcctacattaaaggggttctccaggcttttaatactgATGCCCTTTCCtcgggataggtaatcaatatcagattgtggggGGGCCAACACCTGacacctccgccaatcagctacATGAAGGGACGGCGTGCACAGTGCGCACGTCCCTTCTCTCTGCCCGCTCGCTGCTGCCGCTTTACCGTGGTCAGAGCAGCAGcgggcaggaagagagacaggagacggcacgTGTACACAGCGCGTACCTGCTCTTCatccagctgatcggcggggtgccggttatcgaacccccaccgatctgatattgatgacctgcccgcaaaacccctttaattaatgctgagagctttagatctttatgtacctggctggcagccatgaggagggcgTGGGTGGCCCCTGGGCATCGCCCCACCGGACATTTCCCTGAAGGGTCTatgccagtccgcccctgcctacATTTAGTGTATACGCCGGGAAAGGCTCCCAGTCTGTCTGTTATACTGGGCCCCATTTACCGACGGAGGCCTCAGCGATGTCCTACTGGCCACTGTCATGGTGGAATCCATTGGTATACATTAGTGGAGCAGACTGAAGGCCGCCATAAAACCGTATACCGTACATGTATTCATGAGGCCCTGCAGTGGTCAGACTCGGAATATGGAGCCCATAATGTGCCTTCTATTTGGGTTTTCTTTTCTGATGGAGTCCATATAATCCTGCACACGCCCCACTGCATCCTGTGCTGTAATACGGAGTTCTCCCTGGATACTGACCCTCGAGCGCCATCCTAACGCAGCACATGGACGGCCTCCATGTCGGATCCGTGCTCACAggattaggcctcatacacatggccAGGTCTACATTTCATTCTGCaactgatccgcaaaatgcatatggATTCCGTATTATTCTACTCCCATCTACTGAA
The Bufo gargarizans isolate SCDJY-AF-19 chromosome 2, ASM1485885v1, whole genome shotgun sequence genome window above contains:
- the LOC122928279 gene encoding uncharacterized protein LOC122928279; its protein translation is MAEAEIPEDVGSGPAAPETPPTPESLHFTVAIIGPRGSGKTTLVRSLCNRTEQFTASFLDSYFRGEDGDHGVQQHTYPPLPNVTLLDCPGYKAGDPASVYIDSIKPDGVHCLVLTFGETVTDADLQLLGATKHLGKPVCVVQTHIDLTLHTEKRQQGKGYWRGQTLTALRGKAQEQLGALPGSGVFLVSGLEPQNYDFPGMVDYIEKEILQWKRPVPFTTEPQCQELVSVFEVQCDQEGLSEFCSLLSIFLDNPPPVSAVVGVTGSDKEATVTALCEPPLSGLVVKPLPGPGTPPMSVEQYLQNLQSEACDVYLILGSGMDNSSRAILVEALVAAGKHCMLIGGEGDKRHRQDAKGQEEGGKKCHPGTDLPGLRVALEKGAPQLVRERLLHAIPAIIAQLVRRERRRLMMAIYEICLDLCARASQGHLQDALATMSSKLSSFRARYGLDEDSLTLISQVTGCSTEDLRTEIQCPLAQDPSADQLLQLTSQPLSLTELVWSYVPHWGGGEETPTRLSPDRTYRLLVEAVWGMAEDAERVLLHGCTNQKVAKEKTAFCHWPCV